The Thermomicrobium sp. 4228-Ro genome includes the window GTCGCGCAAAGCGCGAAGGATGTAGGGATCGAGATCAATACCGAGTTTCCCGATGCTCCCGTTCTCTTCACTCGGATTCCGAATGGAGATTTCGAGCTCGCGTTGTGGTTCGTAAGCGGTGTGAGTGCGGCAAGCCCCTGGATTCGCTTCCGCGACGTTCTGGATAGTCGCGGCGTACCGCCCATCGGTCAGCAGGCGTTCTGGAACTACAACCGCTATACGAATCCTGCCGTCGCTGACTTACTCGATAAGGCGGCAGCATCGCAGAACGAAACGGAACAGAAGGAACTCTTTGCCGAACTCGACCGCATTTTCATGAAGGACGCCCCAGCGATTCCGCTGATGTATCGCCCGCTCGAATTCTACGAGTACAACGAATCGACATGGACAGGCTTTCCGAACGCTGACAATCCTGTCGCGCCACCACAACAAGGTGGGGCTGGGATCAAGATCTTGTACAAGATCAAGCCGAAGAGCTGAGAGGCTCGCTCGCTCATGAAGTCATTCAAGCGGTATCTCTTGATGAAGACTGCCTGGTACGTCTTGGCCTTCTTTCTCGCTCTCGCGGCGAATTTCTACCTGCCGCGGCTCATTCCGGGTAATCCCGTCGATGCCCTCGTCGCACGGATGGCAGCCGGCGGCGGAGCGGAGGGCGAGGCGCTCCGCCGCATCTACCAAAACTATATCAGCGAGTTCGGCCTCGACAAGCCGATGTGGGAACAGTTTCTGTTATACCTCGGTAACCTGACGCGAGGCGACCTGGGAACTTCCTTTTCGGTGTTTCCAGCGAAGGTCAATGATCTGATCCTCCGAGCGCTGCCGTGGACGGTAGCACTCCAACTTCCTGCCATCTTACTTGGTTGGCTCATCGGTAACATGCTCGGGGCGATCGCAGCCTACCGCGGTGGTTGGTTTGATCGAGGAGCGTTCGTCATCTCATTGTTCGTCTCCAGCATTCCGTACTACTGCCTGGCCATTATGCTGCTGTACGGGCTCGCCGTTGCCCTACCCATTTTCCCACCGGGTGGCGGTTACTCGTACGGTCGCCTACCGACGTTGACGTGGTCGTTCCTTCTCGACGCCCTCCGTCACTACTGGCTACCCTTCCTCTCACTCGTTGTGATCTTCATCGGAGGGCAAGCCGTGGGTATGCGCTCGATGGCAATCTACGAACTGAACTCTGATTACGTGAACTATGCGCGGAGTTTAGGAATTCCAGATCGTCGCATCGTCCGCTACATTTTTCGTAACGCGATGCTACCACAGGTGACAGGGCTAGCCCTGTCGATCGGGTCACTCGTCGGGGGTGCGCTGATCACAGAAATCGTGTTTGGCTATCCCGGCATCGGTACCTTGCTTTTCAGCGCGATCCGGCAAAATGACTATCCTTTGATTCAAGGCATCACCCTGCTGATCGTGATCGGTATCCTCGTCGCGAACTACGTCGTTGACATCGCATATGGACTCATCGATCCACGCATTCGCGCCGTACAGGCTGGCGAGCGATAGGAGCCGACGATGGGTGTCGCGGCAGCTCAGTCGACGCAACCAGCGCAATATCCTCGTCCACTCGGACTGCTGTTGACCATCCTGCGTCTCGGCGGTATCGGCATCAACGCACGCTTTTGGATCAGTATTGCGCTCCTTTCACTGATCTTGCTTTTCGGAATTCTCGGTCCAACGGTGTTCGGGAAACGCGATCCGCTCCGGATCGTCGGCGGTTTGTACGATCCACCATCGCGCACAGTCTGGCTCGGGACGGACAATTTCGGCCGCGACGTGTTTGCACAACTCATGTACGGGACAAGGACATCTCTGACGATCGGCTTGATCGCTGGAGCCACTGCCACAGCGATCGGTGTGGCGATCGGCACCGTCGCCGGATTCCGCGGCGGATGGGTCGAGGAAGCACTTATGGGAATCACCAATGTGGTCATCACGATCCCTTCGATCGTGATCCTCATTCTCCTGTCGATCGCGGTTGCTTCGCGCTCGATCCTCGTC containing:
- a CDS encoding ABC transporter permease, yielding MKSFKRYLLMKTAWYVLAFFLALAANFYLPRLIPGNPVDALVARMAAGGGAEGEALRRIYQNYISEFGLDKPMWEQFLLYLGNLTRGDLGTSFSVFPAKVNDLILRALPWTVALQLPAILLGWLIGNMLGAIAAYRGGWFDRGAFVISLFVSSIPYYCLAIMLLYGLAVALPIFPPGGGYSYGRLPTLTWSFLLDALRHYWLPFLSLVVIFIGGQAVGMRSMAIYELNSDYVNYARSLGIPDRRIVRYIFRNAMLPQVTGLALSIGSLVGGALITEIVFGYPGIGTLLFSAIRQNDYPLIQGITLLIVIGILVANYVVDIAYGLIDPRIRAVQAGER
- a CDS encoding ABC transporter permease gives rise to the protein MGVAAAQSTQPAQYPRPLGLLLTILRLGGIGINARFWISIALLSLILLFGILGPTVFGKRDPLRIVGGLYDPPSRTVWLGTDNFGRDVFAQLMYGTRTSLTIGLIAGATATAIGVAIGTVAGFRGGWVEEALMGITNVVITIPSIVILILLSIAVASRSILVMGLIIGITSWPWTARAVRAQTSSLRAREHLDIARLSGASTLSLILWDIIPYMFSYIFMAFVLQFASGILQEAALSLLGLGPSNTISLGIMLQWSLLWEAVRTGAWWAFFPPTLLLSVIAFALLLLQSSLDELFNPRLRRN